CTGGCTGGTTATAACTCAGTAACTATGTTGGGACTTCTGGTTCCCTGTCTGGCTGGTTATAACTCAGTGACTATGTTGGGccttctggttctctgtctggctgGTTATAACTCAGTGACTATGTTGGGCCTTCTGGTTCCTTGTCTGATTATAACTCAGTGACTATGTTGGGACTTCTGGTTCCCTGTCTGGCTGGTTATAACTCAGTGACTATGTTGGGCCTTCTGGTTCCCTGTCTGGCTGGTTATAACTCAGTAACTATGTTGGGACTTCTGGTTCCCTGTCTGATTATAACTCAGTGACTATGTTGGGccttctggttctctgtctggctgGTTATAACTCAGTAACTATGTTGGGCCTTCTGGTTCCCTGACTGGCTGGTTATAACTCAGTAACTATGTTGGGACTTCTGGTTCCCTGTCTGGCTGGTTATAACTCAGTGACTATGTTGGGCCTTCTGGTTCCCTGTCTGGCTGGTTATAACTCAGTAACTATGTTGGGCCTTCTGGTTCCCTGTCTGATTATAACTCAGTGACTATGTTGGGCCTTCTGGTTCCCTGTCTGGCTGGTTATAACTCAGTAACTATGTTGGGCCTTCTGGTTCCCTGTCTGATTATAACTCAGTGACTATGTTGGGACTTCTGGTTCCCTGTCTGGCTGGTTATAACTCAGTGACTATGTTGGGCCTTCTGGTTCCCAGTCTGGCTGGTTATAACTCAGTAACTATGTTGGGCCTTCTGGTTCCCTGTCTGGCTGGTTATAACTCAGTAACTATGTTGGGCCTTCTGGTTCCCTGTCTGGTTATAACTCAGTGACTATGTTGGGACTTCTGGTTCCCTGTCTGGCTGGTTATAACTCAGTGACTATGTTGGGCCTTCTGGTTCCCTGTCTGGCTGGTTATAACTCAGTGACTATGTTGGGCCTACTGGTTCCTTGTCTGGTTATAACTCAGTAACTATGTTGGGCCTTCTGGTTCCCTGTCTGGCTGGTTATAACTCAGTGACTATGCTGGGCCTTCTGGTTCCCTGTCTGGCTGGTTATAACTCAGTAACTATGTTGGGCCTTCTGGTTCCCTGTCTGGCTGGTTATAACTCAGTAACTATGTTGGGCCTTCTGGTTCCCTGTCTGGCTGGTTATAACTCAGTAACTATGTTGGGCCTTCTGGTTCCCTGTCTGGCTGGTTATAACTCAGTGACTATGTTGGGCCTTCTGGTTCCCTGTCTGGCTGGTTATAACTCAGTAACTATGCTGGGCCTTCTGGTTCCCTGTCTGGCTGGTTATAACTCAGTGACTATGTTGGGCCTTCTGGTTCCTTGTCTGATTATAACTCAGTGACTATGTTGGGCCTTCAGGTTCCCTGTCTGGCTGGTTATAACTCAGTGACTATGTTGGGCCTTATGGTTCCCTGTCTGGCTGGTTATAACTCAGTGACTATGTTGGGCCTTCTGGTTCCCTGTCTGGCTGGTTATAACTCAGTGACTATGTTGGGCCTTCTGGTTCCCTGTCTGGCTGGTTATAACTCAGTGACTATGTTGGGCCTTCTGGTTCCCTGTCTGGCTGGTTATAACTCAGTAACTATGTTGGGCCTTATGGTTCCTTGTCTGATTATAACTCAGTAACTATGTTGGGCCTTCTGGTTCCTTGTCTGATTATAACTCAGTAACTATGTTGGGCCTTATGGTTCCCTGTCTGGCTGGTTATAACTCAGTAACTATGTTGGGCCTTATGGTTCCCTGTCTGGCTGGTTATAACTCAGTGACTATGTTGGGCCTTCTGGTTCCTTGTCTGGTTATAATGCAGTGACTATGTTGGGCCTTATGGTTCTCTGTCTGGCTGGTTATAACTCAGTAACTATGTTGGGCCTTCTGGTTCCTTGTCTGATTATAACTCAGTGACTATGTTGGGCCTTCTGGTTCCCTGTCTGATTATAACTCAGTGACTATGTTGGGCCTTCTGGTTCCCTGTCTGGTTATAACTCAGTAACTATGTTGGGCCTTCTGGTTCCCTGTCTGGCTGGTTATAACTCAGTGACTATGTTGGGCCTTCTGGTTCCCTGTCTGGCTGGTTATAACTCAGTGACTATGTTGGGCCTTCTGGTTCCCTGTCTGGCTGGTTATAACTCAGTAACTATGTTGGGCCTTATGGTTCCCTGTCTGGCTGGTTATAACTCAGTGACTATGTTGGGCCTTCTGGTTCCCTGTCTGGCTGGTTATAACTCAGTGACTATGTTGGGACTTCTGGTTCCCTGTCTGGCTGGTTATAACTCAGTAACTATGTTGGGCCTTATGGTTCCCTGTCTGGCTGGTTATAACTCAGTGACTATGTTGGGCCTTCTGGTTCCCTGTCTGGCTGGTTATAACTCAGTAACTATGTTGGGCCTTATGGTTCCCTGTCTGGCTGGTTATAACTCAGTGACTATGTTGGGCCTTCTGGTTCCCTGTCTGGCTGGTTATAACTCAGTGACTATGTTGGGCCTTCTGGTTCCCTGTCTGGCTGGTTATAACTCAGTGACTATGTTGGGCCTTCTGGTTCCCTGTCTGGCTGGTTATAACTCAGTAACTATGTTGGGCCTTCTGGTTCCTTGTCTGATTATAACTCAGTAACTATGTTGGGCCTTCTGGTTCCCTGTCTGGCTGGTTATAACTCAGTAACTATGTTGGGCCTTCTGGTTCCTTGTCTGATTATAACTCAGTGACTATGTTGGGACTTCTGGTTCCCTGTCTGGCTGGTTATAACTCAGTAACTATGTTGGGCCTTATGGTTCCCTGTCTGGCTGGTTATAACTCAGTGACTATGTTGGGCCTTCTGGTTCCCTGTCTGGCTGGTTATAACTCAGTAACTATGTTGGGCCTTCTGGTTCCTTGTCTGATTATAACTCAGTGACTATGTTGGGCCTTCTGGTTCCTTGTCTGATTATAACTCAGTGACTATGTTGGGCCTTCTGGTTCCTTGTCTGATTATAACTCAGTGACTATGTTGGGCCTTCTGGTTCCTTGTCTGGTTATAACTCAGTGACTATGCTGGTCCTTCTTGATCCTTGTCTGGTTATAACTCAGTGAGGGAATGGGAGACAGTGAGAGGTCTATATTGTTTGGGTGGTTTGTGAAACCATAAGAAATAAAGAACATGTAAATCCATTCAGCCTGTATTAAGATATAAAGACAAAGAAAACAGCCTCACCTAACATGTTACCATGTCAAACCTACAACAGAACTCCCATTGTAAGAATACTGCATGTTGAAAACAAAGGCTCGCTGTCTGGCTGTTGGTAAGGAGAGTGTGACCTGGAGGGTGTTGGTTGGGAGATGGAACACAGGTGAGGTGGATTGACTGCGCTGCATTGGTGGTGGGGGTTAGATGTATTGGGTTTAGTCAGTCTCAGATTGACCCTGAGGGTGGTCAATGGTTCCTCGTGGTGGGAGTGCTCCTTCGGGCCTGTCGTCCTAGAGCACAGCCTGGGCTCTCTCCttgcccttctcctcctctcttctcttcatgGCCTGGATCACAGCCATCTCTTTGGCCTCTTTCTTCTGGTTCCTGGCCTCGAACAGCAGCCTACATCGCAggggacacagaggggaggtttcAATAGTATGGTAACGCATGGAATATTTACCCTTCTGTGATTTAGAGTATAGTATAATTGGAATGTCTTGGTAGCGCATgatgcttgcaacgccaggatagtgggttcgattcccgggactacctgtacgtaaaatgtatgcgtgcataactgtaagtcgctttggataaaacaaTCTGCTAAATGGTAGATAGTGTTATTATATAATTTTATAGTGGGAGCTGAAAACGCATACCCAAAATGCTGTGCAGGTTCAGACAAATGGTTCATACACTTACAAAGTAGAGAAAGGTTACTGGGAGTAATATAGTGTGTGACTTTCTTTACTTTTCCCCAATATTATCATGATGACGTGACCTTAGCATCATTACAACTACAGAGATATTATCATGATGACGTGACCTTAGCATCATTGAAACTGCAGAGATATTATCATGATGACGTGACCTTAGCATCATTACAACTACAGAGATATTACCATGATGACGTGACATACCAGTTTATCTCACTTCTTCCTGCCCTTACCTGTTTTTGATGATCCTCTGAACAATACTATCAGTGGTGAGGCTGTTCATACTGTCCACAGTGTGCAGTATTCCTTTCTTTCTGGGCTCCTGCATTTAGAGAAACACAGTCCACACTTAAACATTCACTTAGACATTgcacgctttggataaaagtttgCAAAATGgcatatgtgtcacgtcctgaccagtatagagtatatttggttattgtagtttggtcaggacgtggcagagggtagtttatttatgtattacgggttttttttggtcactggtttatgtttgtatttctatgggtaggttctaggttaattttctatgtgtaggttgggtgctggactctcaattggaggtaggtgtttttagttgcctctgattgggagtcctataagtaggtgtgtgttttgtttgttcacttgtgggtagttgtatttcgcactgctagggaatgtatagcctgtgaaactgtcactagtcattctttgttttcttgttttcacatgtgcacatttatttaataaattaagatgatgagcacgcaacccgctgcgtattggtccactttctctgaCAGTGACTTCAACATATCGTCAGAAGATGAGgatcgtgacagaactacccaccacaacaggaccaagcagcggagaagggagCGGGATGCTGAATATATGGATTATTgtgagaagtggacttgggaagagatactggccggagagggcccgtgGAAGAAGGCTGGGGTGGAACAGGAATGCTAccgggggacacgtctggctaggaagccggagaggcacccccaataaaaaaaattgggggggcacacgggtagtttggctgggcgtaagaagagccataagccagcgtCCCGTGAGTGCAGGAAGGAGCGAAGAAGGTGGAGAGCGCCGTGTTtcgcactatctcgcccatacgcacgcacagcccagtccgccctgtaccagcaccccgctcgtgcagggctactagttccatccagccaggacgggttgtgcaggcggtgcgatcacggccacctgtgcgcctccatggcccagtctttccagTTCCTGCCTCTCGGAGTATCCCGGAAGTGAGTACCCCCAGTCtagcacgaccagtaccagcaacccggaccaagcttcccaatagtcagcctagtcctgttcagcctgttcccgctccccacaTTAGCCTTGAGGTGCATGTGCCCAGGCtggcacatcctgtaccagccccacgcatcaggcttctagtgcgtcagcccagcctcgccagtctggagccgccagagccgcccgtcagtcaggagtcgccagagctgcccgccagtcaggagccgccagagccgcccgctagtcaggagcagccagagccgcccgctagtcaggagcagccagagccgcccgctagtccggagctgccagagtggcccgtctgcccggagcggccagagtggcccatctgcccggagcggccagagtggcccgtctgcccggagctgccagagtggcccgtctgcccggagctgccagagtggcccgtctgcccggagctgccagagtggcccgtctgcccggagctgccagagtggcccgtctgccccggagctgccagagtggcccgtctgccccggatctgccagagtggcccgtctgccccggatctgccagagtggcccgtctgccccggatctgccagagtggcccgtctgccccggatctgccagagtggcccgccgttccggatctgccagagtggcccgccgttccggatctgccagagtggcccgccgttccggatctgccagagtggcccgccgtgccggatctgccagagtggcccgccgtgccggatctgccagagtggcctgcccgccagccgggcgcagcaagggtcgtccgccagccgggcgcagcaagggtcgctcgccagccgggcgcagccagagacacccgccagccgggcgcggcAAGAattgcccgccagccgggcgaagttAGGGGCGCCACTTAAGTGGACTACGTCAGGGATGGAGCggagtccacgtcccgcacctgagccgcctcccatataggtgggttggggaggggggggtgtagcactgtgccgtcgttgacggcagccaccctcccatccctccctttttgtttaggggatttttctgtgttttgtgtaggtgcattccggggtctgcacctttgagggggggtactgtcacgtcctgaccagtatagagtatatttggttattgtagtttggtcaggacgtggcagagggtagtttagtTATGTATTACGgtttttttttggtcactggtttatgtttgtatttctatgggtaggttctaggttaattttctatgtgtaggttgggtgctggactctcaattggaggcaggtgtttttagttgcctctgattgggagtcctataagtaggtgtgttttgtttgttcacttgtgggtagttgtattttgcactgctagggaatgtatagcctgtgaaactgtcactagtcgttctttgttttcttgttttcacgtgtgcacatttatttaataaattaagatgatgagcacgcaacccgctgcgtattggtccactttctctgaCAGTGACTTCAACATATCGTCAGAAGATGAGGATCGTGACAATATGTTattatatactatactgtatattatattagtCTTCCAAATACATTGTAACCACTTAGTAACCAAGTAACAAAGGCCTTTTAAATGAAGAAGTTCATCCCTACATTTTTCTGTGAGAATGCCTTGATGGGAAAAGTACTGTAAGCCCCATGATAAATTGTTCAACATTTTTCATTTACTAAAGTGGTGGCCATTATCCCCTTTGGTTTTCTGCTAGTCATACACTACCCTTTCAAAGAGCATCTTATacggcggcaggtagtctagcggttaagtgtattgagccagtaaccgaaaggttgctggttcgaatctctgagcggactaggtgaaaaatctgttgatgtgcctttgagcaagtcactttaccctaattgctctggataagagcgtctgctaaattacgtaaatgtaaaatataccAAGTCCCCATGGCCTTGTCGTTTGTATCAATTGGAGTGCACCAGCACATTGTTTTTTAGTAACAGACTTGTGTCAGAAAAAGGTGCAGGGTACTCACGGCATAGGGGTCAGACCCGTCTTTGTCAGGATGCACCTCTGTCTTCCCATGACACACAAGGTCCACCTGCAGAAGTAGACCACGCatgatgagacccaacactaacccactgtagataccacgcatgatgagacccaacactaacccactgtagataccacgcatgatgagacccaacactaacccactgtagataccatgcatgatgagacccaacactaacccactgtagataccacgcatgatgagacccaacactaacccactgtagataccatgcagggtgagacccaacactaacccactgtagataccatgcagggtgagacccaacactaacccactgtagataccatgcaggatgagacccaacactaacccactgtagataccatgcagggtgagacccaacactaacccactgtagataccacgcataatgagacccaacactaacccactgtagataccatgcagggtgagacccaacactaacccactgtagataccatgcaggatgagacccaacactaacccactgcagataccatgcagggtgagacccaacactaacccactgtagataccacgcatgatgagacccaacactaacccactgtagataccatgcatgatgagacccaacactaacccactgtagataccacgcatgatgagacccaacactaacccaccgtAGATACCATGCatgatgagacccaacactaacccactgtagataccatgcagggtgagacccaacactaacccactgtagataccatgcagggtgagacccaacactaacccactgtagataccacgcatgatgagacccaacactaacccactgtagataccacgcatgatgagacccaacactaacccactgtagataccatgcatgatgagacccaacactaacccactgtagataccatgcagggtgagacccaacactaacccactgtagataccacgcatgatgagacccaacactaacccactgtagataccatgcagggtgagacccaacactaacccactgtagataccatgcagggtgagacccaacactaacccactgtagataccatgcatgatgagacccaacactaacccactgtagataccatgcagggtgagacccaacactaacccactgtagataccacgcaGGATGAGACCCAACGCTAACCCACTGTACCTTTGGAGTTTCCACAAATGTTAGCATGCTCAGTCTGGTTCAAATGGCTCGGCAGAACAAGTGTAGTGTCTTGAGCCCTTACCTTGAAGTGGTCTAGTAACTCTCTCGTGACTGCATAAGGCGCACCAATCACCACCTCAGAGACATACTACAGACAGAAATAGAACAGAAGCACATTAGATTAATATACTCATCACTTCTCatcattttattttacctttattttaacagTCCCATTGAGACCGAGGTCTCTTTCACAAGGGAGCCCCGCATACACACAATTTACAAAATGACTCTTATAAAATAGATGTACAGTATCTCTtatgaaagagaaggagagagaacctACTCGACAGGCCAGCACACTGAGTGTTCTCTCATGGACGTTCATAATGGGGTAATTCTTCCCTTTGTAGCGATTCACCTCCTGAAAAATTCACACAAAACCCAAAAGTAAGAATAAGATGACGCAAATTTCCACTATCAGTGGCAGGATTTAATTTGACAGTGGGTTGGTTATAGGCATTGTGGTTTTTAAAGGCAATTTCTGATTGAGCCgaaatatgcagcgtttaccgtgaatgggATCGCCGAGAACATTGTGGGATCATTGCCTTTGAAAgccatcaccaggcggtaaattggttaatagaccaataacaaagagttccaaacctctctgtcaataacagctagttttacaTTTTCCTCTCCCCACTGAGACCACTCCTAGACAGTCcttgcaaaattcttgcttgagaaatagttttttgCTGAAAAgccatttttgtccatttaatgCACAATTATTAcagtaattgttacccagaatgTATACTTATTGATATATAAATGGCTGCATTAGACCTATAAATCCCAGCCTAAATGATCTGTTTTACAGCTGAACTGAGGAGACAACAGACCAGATTGTGTCAAagtgtaaccccactataacatatGGCTTGTCAGACTCACCTGGTCAAagtgtaaccccactataacatatGGCTTGTCAGACTCACCTGGTCAAagtgtaaccccactataacatatGGCTTGTCAGACTCACCTGGTCAAagtgtaaccccactataacatatGGCTTGTCAGACTCACTTGGTCAAAGTGTAACCCCACTATAGCATATGGCTTGTCAGACTTACCTGGTCAAagtgtaaccccactataacatatGGCTTGTCAGACTCACCTGGTCAAAGAGTAACCCCACAAGAACATATGGCTTGTCAGACTCACCTGGTCAAagtgtaaccccactataacatatGGCTTGTCAGACTCACCTGGTCAAAGAGTAACCCCACAAGAACATATGGCTTGTCAGACTCACCTGGTCAAagtgtaaccccactataacatatGGCTTGTCAGACTCACCTGGTCAAAgagtaaccccactataacatatGGCTTGTCAGACTCACCTGGTCAAagtgtaaccccactataacatatGGCTTGTCAGACTCACCTGGTCAAagtgtaaccccactataacatatGGCTTGTCAGACTCACCTGGTCAAagtgtaaccccactataacatatGGCTTGTCTGAAAGCCTGGAAACAGCCTCCAAGAAGTCCACATGGCCAATATCTGAGAAGACATTGGTCAAggccgacaacaacaacaacaactatagtaTCTACAAACTAGGCCTCTGAGTCCAGTCTATAATCGCAAACCTCTCCACACACTGTAGATGACTGGGCCCAGGTGTTTTGGCTGACCACAGGACCAGCCAGTTATAGAAATACAGAACATCTATGTCACATAAGTGTAGTGCAGCTAggtagtgtaacagtatagcttccgtccctctcctcacacctacctgggctcgaaccagggaccctctgcacacatcaacaacagccaccctcaaagcatcgttacccatcgctccacaaaagccacggcccttgcagggcaaggggaacaactacttcaaggtctcagagcgagtgacgtcaccgattgaaacgctattagagcgcaccccgctaactagctagccatttcacatcagctaCACTAGCATGAGGGGTGTTTGTCTTTCTATGGCCCAGTTTTtcttggtcaggtcacatggtcagaaaATAACAACTCTTTGCTCTAACATGGTAGATATGAGTGTATAGAGTCACCTGACATTGATGTATCCTACCATCAGGGCCTTCAAAGCTGTCAGAGAAGGCCTTAGTAACAAGTTAAACCATTCTTATGTAcacgtaactgccaaaataaaggaaacacttgagtaaatgagggatacaaagtatattgaaagcaggtgcttccacaaaggtgtggttcctgagttcattcagcaattaacatcccatcatgcttagggtgaCGAAAAAAATGCTGGGTAAGCCATtatttttggctaccatggcaatGCCACCATAGGAAGACAATGTCCCCATctacagggcacgagtggtcgcTGAATGAGCAGgaaaaacgatgtaaaccatatgccatggccgtctcagtcaccagatcttaacccaattgaacacttatgggacatTCTGGAGCGACgtctgagacagcattttccaccaccatcaacaaaacaccaaatgatggattTTTTGGTGGAATAATGGTGTCTCATCCCtcaaatagagttccagacacttgtagactgTATGCTAAGGCGgaatgaagctgttctggctcgtggtggcccaacaccatATTAAGacgctttatgttggtgtttcctttattttggcagttacctgtatcaaCTCACTTCATATTATAGACATGCTCAGGAAAAGCTCCTGGCACCAGACCTGGTAAATATGAGGAGGCTGGTGGAGGGAGACATCACCATGCGGGATTCCAGCCATTGTATTCGCTGGAATGCaacgaatggaatggtatcaaacacatgcaaTTGAAAGTAGTGCATTCATGGAGCCACCGGACAGAGGATACGGAAGAGGTCGAAGGCTCCAGCCACATAGATGATGGTGTCCCCAGGCTGAGGCTCCTGTCCTGAGGCAAACTGGATAATCTTCTGGGACGTCTGGAGGAACTGGGACACCCCCGTCCACGGACTGTGGCCCTTCGGACCCTGCAACACCCATAATGCACAAAGACCACGAATAAATACAGTGTAGCACTTGACAAACCACGACTAAATGTTCATTCCAAGCCAGCAAAGGAATGATATCATTACACTGAGTATGATATTCCTTACAGAGGCTAATACAGGTGGAACCTCTGAGAGAGTTATTGAGTCCCCTAAATGGAATGAAGTATTGTCCATAAATGTGTTCATTGGGCAGAAAGGGGAAC
Above is a window of Salmo salar chromosome ssa03, Ssal_v3.1, whole genome shotgun sequence DNA encoding:
- the LOC106601930 gene encoding ethanolamine-phosphate cytidylyltransferase isoform X1 gives rise to the protein MIKNGHHPMNTTGKDAGTNLGATACSPEKRRRTIRVWCDGCYDMVHYGHSNQLRQAKAMGDYLIVGVHTDGEISQHKGPPVFTQDERYKMVRAIKWVDEIVEGAPYVTTLETLDKYTSDFCVHGDDITLTVDGKDTYEEVKRSGRYRECKRTQGVSTTDLVGRMLLMTKAHHSNIGHSDYQQHTDNFGKVLQGPKGHSPWTGVSQFLQTSQKIIQFASGQEPQPGDTIIYVAGAFDLFHIGHVDFLEAVSRLSDKPYVIVGLHFDQEVNRYKGKNYPIMNVHERTLSVLACRYVSEVVIGAPYAVTRELLDHFKVDLVCHGKTEVHPDKDGSDPYAEPRKKGILHTVDSMNSLTTDSIVQRIIKNRLLFEARNQKKEAKEMAVIQAMKRREEEKGKERAQAVL
- the LOC106601930 gene encoding ethanolamine-phosphate cytidylyltransferase isoform X2, which encodes MIKNGHHPMNTTGKDAGTNLGATACSPEKRRRTIRVWCDGCYDMVHYGHSNQLRQAKAMGDYLIVGVHTDGEISQHKGPPVFTQDERYKMVRAIKWVDEIVEGAPYVTTLETLDKYTSDFCVHGDDITLTVDGKDTYEEVKRSGRYRECKRTQGVSTTDLVGRMLLMTKAHHSNIGHSDYQQHTDNFGKGPKGHSPWTGVSQFLQTSQKIIQFASGQEPQPGDTIIYVAGAFDLFHIGHVDFLEAVSRLSDKPYVIVGLHFDQEVNRYKGKNYPIMNVHERTLSVLACRYVSEVVIGAPYAVTRELLDHFKVDLVCHGKTEVHPDKDGSDPYAEPRKKGILHTVDSMNSLTTDSIVQRIIKNRLLFEARNQKKEAKEMAVIQAMKRREEEKGKERAQAVL
- the LOC106601930 gene encoding ethanolamine-phosphate cytidylyltransferase isoform X3, which encodes MVHYGHSNQLRQAKAMGDYLIVGVHTDGEISQHKGPPVFTQDERYKMVRAIKWVDEIVEGAPYVTTLETLDKYTSDFCVHGDDITLTVDGKDTYEEVKRSGRYRECKRTQGVSTTDLVGRMLLMTKAHHSNIGHSDYQQHTDNFGKVLQGPKGHSPWTGVSQFLQTSQKIIQFASGQEPQPGDTIIYVAGAFDLFHIGHVDFLEAVSRLSDKPYVIVGLHFDQEVNRYKGKNYPIMNVHERTLSVLACRYVSEVVIGAPYAVTRELLDHFKVDLVCHGKTEVHPDKDGSDPYAEPRKKGILHTVDSMNSLTTDSIVQRIIKNRLLFEARNQKKEAKEMAVIQAMKRREEEKGKERAQAVL